AGCtttgaccgctatgtggccatctgtgaTCCCTTACACTATGCCACAGTGCTCACCAATGAAGTTATTGCTGGAATAGGTGTAGCTGTGATGGCTCGGAGTTTTATaatcctctttccccttcccttcctcttcaaGAGGCTGCCTATCTGCAGATCCAATGTTCTTTCCCATTCCTACTGCCTGCACCCAGACATGATCAAGCTGGCCTGTGCTGATATCACTATCAACAGCATCtatggattctttgttcttttatccaCGTTTGGATTGGacatgatatttatctttctctcataTGTGCTCATTCTGCATTCAGTCATGGCCATCGCTTCCCGCAAGGAACGCCTGAAAGCTCTCAACACTTGTGTTTCACATATCTTGGTTGTGCTTGCATTTTATGTGCCGATGATTGGAGTCTCAGTAGTGCACCGCTTTGGGAAGCATGCCCCACGCTTTGTACATGTCCTCATGTCCAATGTGTACCTCTTTGTCCCTCCTGTGCTCAACCCTCTCATTTATAGCGCCAAGACAAAGGAGATCCGCCGAGCCATTATCCGCATGTTTCGCCCTGTCAAAATGTGACTGTCATGTTTGATTTTAATATCTGATGCTGACTGTAGTCATAAGTTATCATCCATGGTgtcattttcatcatcatcaacatcattgtCATCAGCAGTATCATTGTCATATCCCAAATGATGAGACAGGCTTGTGTGGTGGAGGAAAAGTAAGCACTCAGGAAATGGAGCTACTGAACTTGTAATACAAAACCAGTGACAGTACGTTGAGCAGAACTCCGGGGCATTCAGAAAAGGTAAATATCAGAGGTAACTGAGTGATTTGACACTCCAAAGGAAGATTAATCTAAGctattcattttacttaaaataaatattgtggcTATAACAATAATTAATATATTGTTCTTGAAAGTGTCTGTTTGAAATTTCTGATGCGCACTAATTCATGTTACTTTCTTAACAATACCAGGAGGTGTAGAGAATTAAGTCAGGTTTTCAGAGTAACAGAGATAGTACATGACCCAGATGAGACTCAATACTTGTCTGTCTCCACTGTGTGCACCTGGCACCAAGGACCCCTCCCACCTGGTGCATTGTTGGCCTCACTACTAAGCACACTCCCAGTCTCCTTGCCTTCACCTCCCCTGCTTCAAGTTCACGAAGTGAAATGTGATGGACTGTCAGAACTTGCCGTAAGTGTGTGAATAATTATGACTCAGGAGAAATGATAAAACCTGACATCTAGAAGAAACTCCAGATACTTCTCTACTTCTCTTATCTGCTCACCAATCCATCCTCCCACAGGGAAAACAGTACTCAATAGCTGAACCATAAACCCTTGCAGTTTTTGACATTGTACTAAGTACAGgattctcttgattttcttttttgggattttaaatttttccacACAATGACAAAGACATTATATAATTATGCCTTTCTAGAATTTCCAGCTACAAATCATGGAAAAAGCAGAACAGAGAATATATGATTGAACACTACAAacaaagtattttgaaatttctattgGGTTGGTATTTCTGCATGCTCTTTCCTTTAGAGCAATGTAATTTCCTGGCAGAATTAGAGTGCTCTCAAGATGAGGTTTGGGCTCATACAGACCAAATTAAAGCAGATCCTCTGGAGGCTGAAATACCATCAGGGAGGCTGAGCCAGAGACCTCAAGCAACTGAACATAAAGTCATCTAGAGTTTTCCTTTTCATGTAGTTCTCTTGACACAACATGAAGAAATAGTAtcaggggccagagggagggaaaTGATGTAAGTATTTGCAGTCCAGGTTTCCAAACATGCCCATTAGTGAAACAGGAGACTCCTATAAGTGGCCTTGTCCACTAAATAAAGTAATTTACAAGCATGACTGAGTACCATCACTGACCATgatttcaaatggaaaataaggaGTCAGACCACAGCCTTTAGTCAGTTTAAATAgtgaccttttattttattttattttattttatttatttatttgacagagatcacaagtaggcagagaggcaggcagagagagagagagggaagtaggctcccagctgagcagagagcccaatgcgggactcgatcccaggaccctgagatcatgacctgagccgaaggcagcggcttaacccactgagccacccaggtgccccaaatagtGACCTTTTTGATTCTTACAAAAAGCTCTATATTGTCAAATCGAACAAacataacatggagaacattaggagaaggaaaggaaaaatgagaggggatacgaaccatgagagactgtggactctgagaaacaaatggagggttttagaggggaggggcatgggggacGGGTGAGCCTagaggtgggtattaaggagggtatatattacatggaacactggttgtggtgcataaacaatgaatcttggaacactgcatcaaaaactaatgatgtatttatggtgactaacataacacaatagaaaataaaaaatatataaaaattaaaaaattaaagaaaatagtatTAATGTGTATGTCATGAAAgtgttgttgaatgaatatagaaatgcaaaacaaGAGGGGGAAACTGTAGTATGTGAAAGTGTGGAAAACACTCACTGATTCCCACTCgggggggagagaggaaaaccatCCTATGACTACAGGCCTCACGTTGACAGTTagggtagaaaggaaaaaagacaaggaaaactgGGATAGGAGCATCCTATCAGCACTTCTAGCTCCTCTTGATATTATTTCCACCCTTCTTCCACCATCATCTGTTAGAAATGGGGCTTGTTTGAAGGGATAGAGAAATGATGCTTTTAAGGTTCTCTTCCTCTTGTGAGGCAGGTGCTGTAACTTACAGGCAGTCCTGCCTCCTTCAACCTGAGAAGGCCAATAAGAACACCACGTTTCTGGTTTACATACAGactctctttgcctctttgtatATAAGAAGTTTTCTTTGAACTCACCACTTTTCCCtatcaaaatgggaaaaaaaccca
The nucleotide sequence above comes from Mustela nigripes isolate SB6536 unplaced genomic scaffold, MUSNIG.SB6536 HiC_scaffold_3126, whole genome shotgun sequence. Encoded proteins:
- the LOC132009007 gene encoding olfactory receptor 51I2-like; the encoded protein is FDRYVAICDPLHYATVLTNEVIAGIGVAVMARSFIILFPLPFLFKRLPICRSNVLSHSYCLHPDMIKLACADITINSIYGFFVLLSTFGLDMIFIFLSYVLILHSVMAIASRKERLKALNTCVSHILVVLAFYVPMIGVSVVHRFGKHAPRFVHVLMSNVYLFVPPVLNPLIYSAKTKEIRRAIIRMFRPVKM